A single genomic interval of Lathyrus oleraceus cultivar Zhongwan6 chromosome 7, CAAS_Psat_ZW6_1.0, whole genome shotgun sequence harbors:
- the LOC127108456 gene encoding F-box/kelch-repeat protein At2g44130: MDILSNSEFIELIPGLPSELGLECLTRLPHSAHRVALRVCNQWRHLFQSNDFYCHRKKTGHTRKVACLVQAREQPLHAEVEKPTGSTPPSYDITVFDPESMSWDRVDPVPEYPLGLPLFCQLISCEGKLVVMGGWNPASYEPLTAVFVYDFRTNMWRRGKDMPEKRSFFAAGSGQGRVFVAGGHDENKNALSTAWTYDPNSDEWTVLAPMSQERDECEGVVVGGEFWVVSGYSTESQGMFDQSAEVLNTASGQWRKVEGVWEAGRCPRFCVDIRENGKVVDPGLRIGVCSVRVGLKSLVTGSEYEGAPYGFYLVENDDGQNRKLTKISNVPHGYSGFVQSGCCVEI; the protein is encoded by the coding sequence ATGGACATACTATCTAATTCCGAGTTCATTGAGTTGATTCCCGGATTACCGAGTGAACTCGGACTAGAATGTCTCACTCGTTTACCTCACTCAGCACACCGAGTCGCACTCCGTGTCTGCAACCAGTGGCGACACTTGTTTCAGAGTAATGACTTTTACTGTCACAGGAAAAAAACCGGTCACACCAGAAAGGTTGCTTGTTTGGTTCAAGCCCGTGAACAGCCGCTTCACGCTGAAGTGGAAAAACCAACTGGGTCAACGCCACCGAGTTACGATATCACTGTGTTTGACCCGGAGAGTATGTCTTGGGATCGGGTTGACCCGGTTCCAGAGTACCCGCTCGGGTTGCCATTGTTCTGTCAACTAATCAGCTGCGAAGGGAAGCTCGTGGTTATGGGTGGATGGAACCCAGCGAGTTACGAACCTTTGACGGCGGTGTTCGTTTATGATTTCCGAACGAACATGTGGAGGCGAGGGAAGGATATGCCGGAGAAGCGTTCGTTTTTTGCTGCTGGATCGGGTCAGGGTCGGGTTTTTGTTGCCGGTGGACACGATGAGAATAAGAACGCCTTGAGTACTGCTTGGACTTATGACCCGAATAGCGACGAATGGACTGTGTTGGCTCCGATGAGTCAGGAACGAGACGAGTGTGAAGGAGTGGTTGTAGGCGGCGAGTTCTGGGTGGTCAGCGGCTACTCTACGGAGAGTCAAGGAATGTTTGATCAGTCGGCGGAAGTGTTGAACACTGCGTCGGGTCAGTGGAGGAAAGTTGAAGGTGTATGGGAAGCGGGTCGGTGCCCCAGATTCTGTGTAGATATCCGGGAAAATGGGAAAGTTGTGGATCCGGGGCTCCGAATTGGGGTTTGTAGTGTTAGGGTCGGGTTGAAGAGCTTGGTGACTGGGTCCGAATACGAAGGAGCGCCGTATGGGTTTTATTTGGTAGAAAATGACGATGGGCAAAACCGTAAATTGACTAAGATAAGTAACGTTCCTCATGGTTATTCTGGGTTTGTTCAATCAGGATGCTGTGTTGAAATCTAG